ACGGGGTCCAGGTGGGCGGCACGAGGATCGGCCGCTGCGTCGCATCGCCGGTGCTGACGGCGACCGCCGGCAGCGGCGGGACATCGGCATCGTAGCTGATCTGCGGCGGCTTCGGCGCGGTAGCGCAGGCCGCGAGCGTCATCGTGGACAGGACAAGGACGCCAAACGTGGAAGCGGATTTGCGGAAAGCCGGACTATCGGCTCGACGGATTTTCGGTCTGGTCATTGCCCCAGCTCCTTTGACCAGTTGATGGCATTGATGAAGACACCGAGCGGATTGCGGCGCAGGCGCTCGGCATCGCGTGGCGGCTGGATGACGACGGTGAGGATGGCGGTCCAGCGTTCGGTGCCGGCGAGCTGACCGTTCTCGTAGCGACGTTCCGTCCAGGCGACGCGGAACGAGTCCGGCGAGGCGCGGATCACGCTCGAGACCTCGACCGCGACCTGCTGGCGTCCGACGCGAGAGAAGGGATTGGCCGAGCGCGCATAGTCGTTGAGGGCGACAGCACCCCGATCGGTGGTGAACTCATAGGCCTGCAACCAGTTCTGCCGCACGACGATCGCGTCGGCCGGCAGGCCGCGGACCTGCTCGATGAAACGCGCGAGATGGAAGGCGATCTGCGGAT
The Mesorhizobium australicum genome window above contains:
- the trbF gene encoding conjugal transfer protein TrbF; this encodes MTFFKRATTHYGKTPEPETPYQRAAQVWDERIGSARVQAKNWRLMAFGCLILSAGFASALVWQSARGTVVPWVVEVDRAGEARAVEPASADYRPTDPQIAFHLARFIEQVRGLPADAIVVRQNWLQAYEFTTDRGAVALNDYARSANPFSRVGRQQVAVEVSSVIRASPDSFRVAWTERRYENGQLAGTERWTAILTVVIQPPRDAERLRRNPLGVFINAINWSKELGQ